The genomic segment ggggggtaccaccTTATTTATGTCATTTATGACATAACTCTCAATGACAATAAACACTTGATATAAAATTCATGTAGAGCAAATAAATTCATTACATTCAGTAAATTAATTCAAGTAAAACCCCTTCAAGAACTCAAATTCTCCAAGTCCACGGTTGTGTTTCTGAGAAAAGCTCCAAAGTTTCAGGTGATAAAGCCCGTGGACTTTGGGTCGAATTGGACCAGTTTGGGGAGAACGAGGAGGGACATAAGGAAAGTTCCGACAAAGAGTCGTCCGTGCCTGCGGAGTGATCATTATCCGGACCTCTTGTTAAAGGACAGCTGGGAGCCGTCGGAGTGCAGTTCGGAGGAGCTTTCACGTTTTTCTCACTTGTGCACAAAGTCGAATCATTGTGGCCATTGTGGCTATGAGGAAAGTGTTGTGAATCGAAAGTATTTTGCTGGAAATACCTCACCCCCTTGGGAGGAAGCGCCTGTGCCTCCTCTTCCAAAAAGTCCTCCGCGCATTTGCTTTCGCTCGCCCGATTCTCCTTACAGCGAGTTTGCCTTTTGTGCTTCATCCTGCGGTTCCGGAACCACACTTTCACCTGCTTCTCGCTTAAATCCAACGAGGAGGCAATCTCCGATCGCCTGGGTCTACGCAGGTACTTGTTGAACTCTTTCTCCAGCTCCAAAAGTTGCGTGTTGGTGTACGCCGTCCTCAACCTCCTGCAGGACGTCCGCGGGACAACCGCCCTCATTTATTAACTCTGGTGAAGTTGAAACAAAAGGATAAATAAGTACAATTGTGACCTGGAAAATGTGCACGAGGTGAAAGTCGCGGTGATGCAACAGAAGATTTATGacagaatgacttgtgtagATTAATGCCAGATGAACAATCCATCACTTTTTGAAGACATGATTTAAAGTACATTTCAGGCacgtgggttaaaaaaaactcccacGTAAAGTCGGTCCTACAGGCGTGCAGATAACATGGAAGTTATTAACATGGGAGTTATCAATCATGTTGTCTCGCCTTGCAGTGGAGGAGAGCCTGCAGGAGTCGGTTGTTTCTtggtgcttttttcccccctttcgtCCACGCGTACTGCGCGGCGACGGATGGTGCCGTGGCATGCTGCGGGCTTCGAGAGCCCCTCACCAGCTGGTTCCGCGAAGAGCGAGAAGGAATCGGCGTCGAGTTGTTGATGGATGCGATCTGGAAGGCATCGCGGACGTGGAGGCATGTCAGGCACTCGGCGAGCGACGGCTGGCTGTTGATAAAAGCACTTTCGAGGCCAAATGCGTaattcatctcctcctcctccttcttcttcttctcggtTTCGGACGAGCCGCTTTTGGGAGATGAGTCATTTAAAACTCGTGAAATTAATTATACAAAATTTGTAAATTTTCTAAAGTGGACAGAGTCGTTCGGGGATTTCTATCATCCAAGAACTGTTGCTTTCCAGAGGACATGACTCGGAATCAGAGCATCCGATGCGTCACATGATTGCATCCACCCaatggcaatttttttaaatcaaaagagGCCACTGTCCCTCCTTGTGATTGATTgggagagagaggaggggggaaCGCCTCATTGCGCGCGTCTGCTCTATTTACACACACCTCCCTTATAAAAAGGATTTTAGGAAAATAGAACGTCGACGCAGATCGCCACTGCATTTCCAACGTGTATACgtgcagatagatagatagat from the Hippocampus zosterae strain Florida chromosome 5, ASM2543408v3, whole genome shotgun sequence genome contains:
- the hoxa2b gene encoding LOW QUALITY PROTEIN: homeobox protein Hox-A2b (The sequence of the model RefSeq protein was modified relative to this genomic sequence to represent the inferred CDS: deleted 3 bases in 2 codons), encoding MNYAFGLESAFINSQPSLAECLTCLHVRDAFQIASINNSTPIPSRSSRNQLVRGSRSPQHATAPSVAAQYAWTKGEKSTKKQPTPAGSPPLQASPELINEGGCPATSCRRLRTAYTNTQLLELEKEFNKYLRRPRRSEIASSLDLSEKQVKVWFRNRRMKHKRQTRCKENRASESKCAEDFLEEEAQALPPKGVRYFQQNTFDSQHFPHSHNGHNDSTLCTSEKNVKAPPNCTPTAPSCPLTRGPDNDHSAGTDDSLSELSLCPSSFSPNWSNSTQSPRALSPETLELFSETQPWTWRI